Below is a genomic region from Bacteroidales bacterium.
ATGTTTGACTTTGAAGGAAATACTCTGCCTTCTATCAACTACCTGAATGCAAGCTATAAAGGCCTCTGAAACAGGGAATTTGCTTCATATGCTGCATTTGCCATGAGAAATCCGGGGGCTTTGCATGCCGAATACCCCGTTTGTGCATTACCCGATTTCCGCATCAGGAGCACAAACATATGAGTGATTGATGCATTGACTTTTTTCGCAGGGATCCGTGTTAAACCAGCTGTAACGAAGGAAAAGCTGACCTCAGGGCACACTGCGCATTTTCTAACGCGCAATATATTTTTCTTCGGCAAGCTGTTTCCTGAATTTCAGATAATCAGGATTCTGAGGATCAATAATTCCATAGATGGAAACAAAGTGACGGGCTGCCTCCAGGTTACCAGCCTGAATACTTCTGTTCGTATAGGTATATGCCATGATGCTGAGATAAGCCAGCAAACGTTCATGCATTGCTTTTTTCAGGCCGTCTGACGACCCGGTCAGTCTGGTTCTCAAAACATCTGCCTCGTTCCTCCACCAGGAAGTATCCTTTTCGGTGAAGGCTTTCTGGTACTCCATACGAAGCATTTCTTCCATACGCAATACCTGTTCTTTTTCAGAGAGGAATTTCCGGAATTCAGGCGTAGAAGAAATTTTTTTCACTCTTTTCCGGAAAGTGTTTGCCTCTTTGTATCCTGCCAGAAGAGAAGCACCTCGTTCGGCCCAGGCAAATTCATCTGCAATATTTTTTCTTTGATGGTAATAGCCGACCGAATCGAGCAGGGAGTTTTTCAGACAGGAGATGATCTGACGGTCGGTGGCAACAATTCCCTCCTGCATAGCTTTGATGTGAAGAAACAGCAGAGCAAGAGAAAGTTGTTCCCGGGATGGCCAGGCATGAGTTCCATGGAATATACTGGTATAAACGTTGAATTTTGTTCCTTTGAGCTGTTCCGGTAATGATTCCACTTCGCTGTAGTTAAAATCTCCGTCTCCTGCCAATGCTGCAATGGCAAAAGCCCGTGTGCCGGAAGCAGGCTGAAAACCAGGCAATCCCGCACTGCAGGAAATAACTCCCCTTATATTGCTCCAGGAAAGCGCCAGCGAGGCAGCAATTCTGCCTCCTCCCGAAAATCCGGCGGCATAAATCCGCGTTGAATCAATACTGTACCGACTGGTAACATCCTCGTAAAACGTTCTGACTACATATTCAATATTGGCAACACCGTTGGCAGAATTATCGGAACCGGCCACAATGTATCCGAATTTTTCGGCTACTGAAGAAAATAGCTTCACGGGCAGACGCCCATCAGCATGCGGATCGAAACACAATAACACCGGCCATTTTTTATCAGGTGTATAGTTGCCAGGCAAATAAACCTCATACCTCTGGGAACTGTCATACCGGCAAGCTACTGTGACAATACGGGTTGTGTCAGCCGCGCCCTGCAGCAAATCCGCACAGCTTTTCCGTTTTTCCGAACAGGCAAAAAGCAGAAAAGGCAAAGAAATGATCAGAAAAAGGCTTTTTTTCATTGGATAAAAATTAGTCTGAAGTTCCGTTCTTCATATTCCTGAGCCGCATAAGGGCTTCGATGAAATAATAGTCGGCATAAATGATCGGTACGTCCACTTCTGTATTATGCGGTTTGCTTCCTACAGAATGGGAAAGGAGGGCATCCGATTCATCCGGGGCCAGGTAATGTGTTGCAAGAGAAGTGAGAATACGACAGGCTGTATGAAGGTAATAGGAAGCCGTGTCCTTATCAGGGATAAACGAAGAAAGTTCAATAAGGGCAGAAGCCGCAATGGCAGCAGCCGAAGCATCCTTTGGTTCATTGGGTATTCCGGGTGCATCAAAATCCCAGTAAGGAACGCCATCAGCCGGAAGCCGCTCAATAAAATGATTGGCAAGATTCCGGGCAGTTGTGAGAAATTCCTTCATTCCGGTTTCACGGTAACTCATGGTAAATCCATAAATACCCCATGCCTGTCCACGGGCCCACATGGATTTGTCGGAAGCGCCCTGCCAGGTCTTCAGGCTGTCAACTTTGCCGGTTTCATCATCATATACCACAACATGTACCACCGAATAATCGGGCCTGATCTGGTTTTTCATTGTTGTCAGGGCATGCCGGATGGCTACGTCTTTATAGGCCGGTCTTCCGTTACGCGAAGCCCAGAAAAGAAGCTCCAGGTTCATCATATTGTCAATGATGGTATTGTGTTTCCAGCCGCGGTTCTGCTTTTGCCATGGCCATGAAAGAATGGTTCCAACCCTGGGATTGAAAAGAGTAACCAGGGAATCGGCCGTTTCGAGCAATATATTCCTGTAAAGGGAATCGCCTGTTAACCGGAATCCGTTTCCAAAACTGCAGTACATCATAAAACCCAGGTCATGATTCTTTTCCCGCATCTTTTTAACGGGCTCAAGGCAGGCAGTCCAATGGCGGGCCTGTTTCAGCAGGATGCTGTCGCCGCTGAAATCGGCCATATACCACAAAATTCCCGGCCAGAAACCGCTGGTCCAGTCATAGATTCCCACGGTCTTCCATTCCTTGCTTCCCACCGGTATCATGCGGGGCATTAATGCCGTATCGGGCAGGTGCTGAAGGGTTCTTATAATCTTCTGATGTGCCATCTGCAACCAGGGGTCGGGCTGGATACATCCCTTTCTTTGACAGGACGATACAACAGCAATAATCAAAACAAATGCAATGGGAAATAGTCTTTTCATCACCTCAAATAATTTATCAGACTTTTTTGATGGCTAAAGGTAAAGATAAATTTGCTTGGCTGAACCGCAATGTTCCCATTGATAATCATGGACGTTTCAAAATTTCGTTTTGCGACTTCTCCGGCAGAAATTTTCTGTTTGGGCCTGCATGAGAGAGTATAGATTAGTTCCTTTAAAACAACCCTGCAAATAAAAAAATAGCTGCCGTTAACATGAACGGCAGCTATGAAACCCTAACCTCAACGATGGAAAAAGCACAAGGGTTTACCGTATAATTCTTCTGTTCAGCTTGCGAATCGCTTCCTGTATTGTTTCATCGGGCTTAATATAGTTGTAATCGCCCCAGAAGCTTTCATCCTTGAAGTAATCCACCTGATCGGCAAACACATCACTCATCCTGGCTGATTCACGGTAGGCATACCGGCTAATATTGACGGTATCAATATCGGTCACAGCCATTTCACTCATGACAGTGAAGGTAGTATTGAACAGCTTTTTCTTCCATTTGCACCTGAACCTCAGTTCGGAACGGACATAATTCAGGTACCACTTGTTATTGAATTCCTTGTAGTTGACCAGGTAATTTCCGCTGAGGGTTTCTACCTGCATCGATACTGGTTTCTTTTTTACCAGTACATTGCTGGCCAGATGAAGGCCTATGTCGCTTAAACGAAACTCCAGTCCGGTAATAGCCAGGTTGTTAACATCAAGATATATTTTACCGCTGTA
It encodes:
- a CDS encoding glucuronyl hydrolase; its protein translation is MKRLFPIAFVLIIAVVSSCQRKGCIQPDPWLQMAHQKIIRTLQHLPDTALMPRMIPVGSKEWKTVGIYDWTSGFWPGILWYMADFSGDSILLKQARHWTACLEPVKKMREKNHDLGFMMYCSFGNGFRLTGDSLYRNILLETADSLVTLFNPRVGTILSWPWQKQNRGWKHNTIIDNMMNLELLFWASRNGRPAYKDVAIRHALTTMKNQIRPDYSVVHVVVYDDETGKVDSLKTWQGASDKSMWARGQAWGIYGFTMSYRETGMKEFLTTARNLANHFIERLPADGVPYWDFDAPGIPNEPKDASAAAIAASALIELSSFIPDKDTASYYLHTACRILTSLATHYLAPDESDALLSHSVGSKPHNTEVDVPIIYADYYFIEALMRLRNMKNGTSD